Part of the Aggregatilinea lenta genome, TCTGTTTTGTGTCGGTCGTGACCGAACTCATCACAATTCCTCTCAACCGCTACCTTTACGGAACGCACGCTTTTCCTTCATTGCGTACGTCATCATTATCGATCACCAACGTAAAAATGAGGTTAGCGCAAGCATTAGATCGCCGTTAAAACGCGGAGTGTGTTGAGAGAACTCAGGCGCGGGTTTCCGCTTGTTCGAGCGCGTCGAGCAGTTCCGCTTCCAGGCGGCGCAAGTCTTCCGACACGACCGACAACGATCCGCGCGGGCGCGGCAGATCGACATGCAGCTCGCGCACGATGCGGCCCGGTCGCGCGCTGAAGACGAGCACGCGGTCGCCCAGGAAGACGGCCTCTTCCACGTCGTGCGTGATGAACAGGATCGTTTTGCGGAAGCGCTGCCACACGTCGAGCAGCCAGCGCTGAAGGTCGCGGCGCGTCAGCGCGTCGAGCGCGCCGAACGGCTCATCGAGCAGCAGCACGTCGCGGTCGGTGAGGAAGGTGCGCAGCAGCGCGGCCCGCTGGCGCATCCCGCCGGAGAGGGTATCGGGGAACGCGTCCTCAAAGCCGTCCAGGCCGAACAGCGGCATGAGGTCGCGCGCGCGCTGGCGGGCCTCCTTGCGCGGACGCCCGTCCAGTTCCGGCCCCAGGATGACGTTGTTGAGTACGGTGCGCCACGGCAGCAGCAGATCGCGCTGGGGCATGTAGCCCACCCGCCCGGTTCGGTGACCAATGGGCGCGCCGTTGATGATGATCTCGCCGCTGTCGGGCTGGGCCAGCCCGGTGATCAGGTTGAACAGCGTGCTCTTTCCGCTGCCGCTCGGCCCGATAATGGTGATCAACTCGCCGGGCTGCGCGCTCAGGCTGACGTCGGCGAGGGCCTGCACGTCGTGCCCGCCGTCGCGGAACGTCTTGCTGACGCCGCGCACGTCCAGGCACGGGGCGGAATCGGGCTGCGGTGGGTTGTGCATAGGATCCAGACCTCACCCCCGGCCCCTCTCCAATCCGATTGGAGAGGGGAGACAGGCAAATGATCGGTAGGTTCTGTGTAGGGGCAATTCATGAATTGCCCCTACGGGTATAACCGCATTATGTAGGGGCGTATAGCCATACGCCCCTACGGGAGCCAAAAGGCGGGCGGTCAGTCACTCTCGGCGGGAACTGTGCCGGGCAGGAAGGCGTTGGTGAATGCAGCCCCGGCGTCGATGCCCGATTCGAGGATGCCGTTATCCACCAGGAAATCGGTGTAGCCCTGCCACACGCTCGCCTGCTGCTCGCCCCAGCGCGGCGCATCGGACTGGAACTCCGGCGCGAGCCATTCCGCCCCGGCGTGGATCAGGTCGCTGTCCAGCTCCGGCACGGCCTCCAGCAGCATATTCGCGGCTTCGTCCGGGTGATCGATGGCGTAGGCATAACCGCGCGCGGTCGCCTGCACGAAGGCCGCGACCACATCCGGCTGCTGCTCGACCATGTCCGGGCCGGTGATCAGGATCGGCGTGTAGTAATCGGGCACGCAGTCGAAGTAGTCCATCATCATCACCGCGTCCAGGTCCACGCCGCTCAATTCAGCCTGAACGCCCTGCACGCCGTAGAAGATCCAGGCCAGATCGATGCGGTCCTGCTGCATGAGCTGGATCAGGTCCACGTAGCCCACGTTCACGTACTCGACCGAATCCGGCTCCGCGCCGTCGCAGGCCAGCAGCGTATTGAGGATCGCGT contains:
- a CDS encoding ABC transporter ATP-binding protein, encoding MHNPPQPDSAPCLDVRGVSKTFRDGGHDVQALADVSLSAQPGELITIIGPSGSGKSTLFNLITGLAQPDSGEIIINGAPIGHRTGRVGYMPQRDLLLPWRTVLNNVILGPELDGRPRKEARQRARDLMPLFGLDGFEDAFPDTLSGGMRQRAALLRTFLTDRDVLLLDEPFGALDALTRRDLQRWLLDVWQRFRKTILFITHDVEEAVFLGDRVLVFSARPGRIVRELHVDLPRPRGSLSVVSEDLRRLEAELLDALEQAETRA
- a CDS encoding ABC transporter substrate-binding protein, giving the protein MHLKRSLMLLSLALMLAMGVPVWAQGDGTEEPSDQADDHLGGATEFARADEPTDVILMLDWTPNANHLGFYAAQALGYYDDANLSVEFQEPSDIQVEALVANGVADFGVSFQEFATYAIAGGTPVVSLAAIIQHNTSGFVSIADMHPISTPADMAGLRYGGFGQPDLENAILNTLLACDGAEPDSVEYVNVGYVDLIQLMQQDRIDLAWIFYGVQGVQAELSGVDLDAVMMMDYFDCVPDYYTPILITGPDMVEQQPDVVAAFVQATARGYAYAIDHPDEAANMLLEAVPELDSDLIHAGAEWLAPEFQSDAPRWGEQQASVWQGYTDFLVDNGILESGIDAGAAFTNAFLPGTVPAESD